A region of the Drosophila subobscura isolate 14011-0131.10 chromosome J, UCBerk_Dsub_1.0, whole genome shotgun sequence genome:
ataaatatttaataccAATGTAAAGATCATCACTCTCAGCCGCTCAGCATACCCAGCCAGTATGGAGTATCAGAAAGCGAAACTATATTTTGGGTCTCTCGGGCAGTTGGGCAACACGCATTGCTTTCGTAATTGTGTCATTGGTTCAACGACCCCTCTGTTATGGTACCGTACCGTAACTATGTGCTTTCAATGCCAATGAAAGCTAAACCTTTACCCGAGCGAAAGCTCTCGCTCACTCCTCTCAAGCTGAAACCTTGACTCGCAGAAATGCACAGAAACGATCATACATTTAGCGAGCTTTTGGGAGAGCAAAATGCACGTTCGATTCGTGTGTCAAGTTCATTGCCCGATTGTTTAGAAATCTACCTAACTACCTGGTCCTCACAATCAATAGTAATTCTCGAAAAGCTCACCGCAGAAATTGCTATGACGAGCGTtcaagtttttgcttttgtatgtTGAATGGAATGCTTTTCTAACTCGtcgttcgtgtgtgtgtgtatgtgagtgCACATGCACACAGGCAGTTTGTTTTGGCCTTGAGACAGGGCAACGACATCGGCCGAATCTAATACTAGAAGCAACTGAGGCGGAAACTTGGTATGTGATGCCCCTTCAGGTAGGGACGCAAATGGGTTAAAATCatagcatatatgtacataaatatgtatatacatatgtacatacaaatgtacatacatatgtatacacactAACTCCAGCTTGTGGGGTTTTCCCCGCTCACGGTAAACTAGCACAGAGATTTCAGATCATTCGAAATAAGTTTTTTactcaaaattattaattattcagAGGGCTCGCTACGTCATTTCCGCCGCTAAAGCATCACCATATCCCCGTCTCACCATCATAGTGATACGGCCGACTCTCACACCACCCACGACGCAGCAGAGCTAACTATCGCCGTGAGCTTTTTTTCCCACAGAGCCAACTACATATAAAACCCGGAAcgggagctgcagcaggtcAGTCGCAAAGATACATTCATTTGGTGACGAAGAAGCTTCAGAGTctaaacagcaacaacaacaaaaaacatgaaCGAGAGTAATAGTAATAGTGAGCTTTCAAGCGCTGTGAGCAACGCGCTATTGGCCCTTTATAACCGCCATAATGTGCCGCTGGTCACGCAGCCCATATCGGGCGTCGGAGAGAATGCTTGTGGCGATATCCTGCTCGTAAGTTGGCCATCAGAGTCTTCGGCCAAGAGGCTGGTGGTCAAAATGGCGCCCAAGAACGAGGCAAGACGACTGCACATGCACGTAGCTGACTGTTATGCCCGAGAGGTGTTCATGTACCAGAGCGTGTTCCGCAGCTACCGCGAATTGGCGGACGACCAAAGTACCTTTAAGGTGGCTCCTGAGCTGCTGGCATCCGGACTGCAGGCACCCGACGAGTACCTGATCTTCGAGGATCTGTCCCAGAGCGGCTTTCAGACAAACCCACGCAGCTCCATGCCCACCTACGACATTGTTGTGGCCACGCTCAAGGCGGTGGCAGAGCTGCATGCGTGCTCCTTTATCCTACAGCATCGGAATCCGACAAAGTTCAGGGAATTAGTGGATCATGTGCGGCAGGACAATCTATTCACTGAGAACATTGAGACGGTGACGATTGAGTTTGGCAAGTCGATGTTGAGCCGCGCTCGCCTCCTGCTGGAAGAGGACAAAGTGGGGGACGACCACACAACCGCTTTGATACAGGTACTGGAAAGCTGTGAGAGGAACCTGAAGGCCCTAACACTCTACTGTGTGGACGGCACTACGCAGTCACCTCACGCGGTCATCTGTCACGGTGACTTCTggaacaacaacattttgtacaGGCGCGAGGTAGGTCCACGCCGTTTGTTGTTAGTTGGCAGAGTCTACAAAGAGTCACCTCTTCCTTACAGCCTCGCTCTAATCTGGTGGTGGAAGCCAAGCTCATTGATTTCCAACTATCTCGCTATGCCTCGCCGGTACTTGACCTTGTCCACTACCTGTTCACCAGCACAGAGAAGCAGCTAAGGGATGAGCACCTCCCCGAGCTTCTGGACATTTACTACGATACGTTGAGTGGGAAAATTGGGTCCTGCGGCCTGAACGCGGACGATATCTATCCGCGCAGCGTCTTTGACCGTCAATTTCAGCTCTTTGGTGTATTTGGCATGATAATGGCCTCACTTTCCTTGCCCTTCTTCATATCCAATGCCAACGAAGTGATCGACATTGATGAAGCCACCGAGGCCATTCAGGATCTGTCTGATTCGGCCACCGATGAACCCACGTGCCGCGAGCTTGTTGAAGGGTTTGACATGCTCAACGAGCGCACATTGCCCATTTTCAAGCGGCGCATGACCGATGTCGTTCGGGACGTGATTAAGTACAAAATGACGCAGCCGCTAGATCAATTCGATTCGTAATGATGATTTCTGTTAACAGTATTAGGTATtattgtgtgtatatatatgtatgtatgcatgtccttaaataaacaaatattttatcgTGTATATTAACTTGCACATAAAGTTCTTAGATCGAATTATGAATGATCTGTGACTATACGCCATATGAGATTCCGTCAGATGGAGGAATGGCTTACGGCTTAACGCTTAACAGTTACAAGTTACCAGACCCACAataccacaaacacacacacacacacatacatacatacatatatatataaatgatTACTCTGGGTTTTAATTGGGTTTAAAAAGTCTTacgaaattaaaaaaacttaTAATAGATAAAATGCACTAACAAAAAAGGGATGGACATCTAAGCTTACTGCACAaatggctttgctttgctttctatAACTAATACAAAtactacataaatatttacaacattttataatgaaattgaaaaggaaaGAGGCTTTTGCTTCGTGTGTTTACTGGTTCGTTTGACGCATGGGATAGTTCGTTCGGTAGTTCGTCATCCATGAAATGgaacaaaatgaatgaaaatattataaattcaTTAATCTGAGTGTGGTGTACCTAAGGTGGCTTTTGATATTCGTATGTAAACTAGTTCTTGTGAATCTATAGCTACGTGTAGCTACATTTTGAATGTTTATtctatgaaaatgtttatgaaaattatCCGTAATTATAAGGCCTACTAAGTTACTGCTACTCGTCAAGTTAAACCAGGTTCTACTCGTATGTTATGATGTACTCTCTAATCAAATTAACAACTCATTGAGTTTATTGCAGCGACGAATGTCCAGCACTCAGATACGCAGCCAACACGCAGCTGCCGCCTACTGCATTGACTCCCGGAAGCGGTTCTGTCGCTCCAGACTCTCCACTTCCGCCCAGCAGTTGCGCATGTTGCGGAACAGCTGAAATAAcaaaatgattaattaaacAGGATTGCATGGCCACTGGGCTGACATCGGACTTGCCTCATCGATCCAATTATGCTCAGCCAGCAGATCGTTTAGGATTTCGGTGGAGGTCTTGCCAgggaactgctgctgttgctccgtCACACGCTGCGAGCAGTTGATAAACAGATTAAACTTCTCGTGCGCAATCTTGTGGAAGAGATCAGCGCGTGCGGCACAAATGCGGCAAAGAACAATGTCCTGTAGGGGAAAAGAGACAGGGAGTCAAGGGTAGTGGATAAGTGGATAATGTTATATTCTTACCTTCTCGTAGACAATACGAGGATCGACAGGTATGGTCTGCATGGTGTTGGGATTGTAGGGCTCGCCGAAAAGAAGGAAGCGCACGGCGATGCCCG
Encoded here:
- the LOC117894754 gene encoding uncharacterized protein LOC117894754, which encodes MNESNSNSELSSAVSNALLALYNRHNVPLVTQPISGVGENACGDILLVSWPSESSAKRLVVKMAPKNEARRLHMHVADCYAREVFMYQSVFRSYRELADDQSTFKVAPELLASGLQAPDEYLIFEDLSQSGFQTNPRSSMPTYDIVVATLKAVAELHACSFILQHRNPTKFRELVDHVRQDNLFTENIETVTIEFGKSMLSRARLLLEEDKVGDDHTTALIQVLESCERNLKALTLYCVDGTTQSPHAVICHGDFWNNNILYRREPRSNLVVEAKLIDFQLSRYASPVLDLVHYLFTSTEKQLRDEHLPELLDIYYDTLSGKIGSCGLNADDIYPRSVFDRQFQLFGVFGMIMASLSLPFFISNANEVIDIDEATEAIQDLSDSATDEPTCRELVEGFDMLNERTLPIFKRRMTDVVRDVIKYKMTQPLDQFDS